A DNA window from Centroberyx gerrardi isolate f3 chromosome 5, fCenGer3.hap1.cur.20231027, whole genome shotgun sequence contains the following coding sequences:
- the LOC139931510 gene encoding myosin heavy chain, fast skeletal muscle-like, translated as MSTDAEMALYGKAAIYLRKPEKERIEAQNAPFDAKSAAYVADAKELYLKCTILKKDGGKVTVKVLANQEERTVKEDDVTPMNPPKYDKIEDMAMMTHLNEASVLYNLKERYAAWMIYTYSGLFCATVNPYKWLPVYDAEVVSAYRGKKRMEAPPHIFSVSDNAYQFMATDRENQSVLITGESGAGKTVNTKRVIQYFATISVGGGEKKKEATSGKMQGSLEDQIIAANPLLEAYGNAKTVRNDNSSRFGKFIRIHFGTTGKLASADIETYLLEKSRVSFQLPDERGYHIFYQMMTNHKPELIEMTLITTNPYDFPMCSQGQITVASIDDKEELVATDTAIDILGFTNEEKMGIYKFTGAVLHHGNMKFKQKQREEQAEPDGTEEADKVSYLLGLNSADMLKALCYPRVKVGNEYVTKGQTVPQVLNSVSALAKSIYERMFLWMVIRINQMLDTKQPRQFFIGVLDIAGFEIFDYNSMEQLCINFTNEKLQQFFNHHMFVLEQEEYKKEGIIWEFIDFGMDLAACIELIEKPMGIFSILEEECMFPKASDTTFKNKLYDQHLGKNKAFEKPKPTKGKAEAHFSLVHYAGTVDYNICGWLDKNKDPLNDSVIQLYQKSGVKLLPTLYPPVVEETGGSKKGGKKKGGSMQTVSSQFRENLGKLMTNLRSTHPHFVRCLIPNESKTPGLMENFLVIHQLRCNGVLEGIRICRKGFPSRILYADFKQRYKVLNASVIPEGQFIDNKKASEKLLGSIDVNHDEYKFGHTKVFFKAGLLGTLEEMRDEKLASLVTMTQALCRGYVMRKEFVKMMERREAIYSIQYNIRSFMNVKHWPWMKVYYKIKPLLQSAETEKELQNMKENYEKMKTDLATALAKKKELEEKMVSLLQEKNDLQLQVASESENLSDAEERCEGLIKSKIQMEAKLKETSERLEDEEEVNAELTAKKRKLEDECSELKKDIDDLELTLAKVEKEKHATENKVKNLTEEMASQDESIAKLTKEKKALQEAHQQTLDDLQAEEDKVNTLTKAKTKLEQQVDDLEGSLEQEKKLRMDLERAKRKLEGDLKLAQESIMDLENDKQQSDEKIKKKDFEISQHLSKIEDEQSLGAQLQKKIKELQARIEELEEEIEAERAARAKVEKQRADLSRELEEISERLEEAGGATAAQIEMNKKREAEFQKLRRDLEESTLQHEATAAALRKKQADSVAELGEQIDNLQRVKQKLEKEKSEYKMEIDDLSSNMEAVAKAKGNLEKMCRTLEDQFSEIKAKNDENVRQINDISAQRARLMTENGEFGRQLEEKEALVSQLTRGKQAFTQQIEELKRQIEEEVKAKNALAHGVQSARHDCDLLREQFEEEQEAKAELQRGMSKANSEVAQWRSKYETDAIQRTEELEESKKKLAQRLQEAEEQIEAVNSKCASLEKTKQRLQGEVEDLMIDVERANSLAANLDKKQRNFDKVLADWKQKYEEGQAELEGAQKEARSLSTELFKMKNSYEEALDQLETLKRENKNLQQEISDLTEQIGETGKSIHELEKSKKQVETEKSEIQTALEEAEGTLEHEESKILRVQLELNQIKGEVDRKLAEKDEEMEQIKRNSQRVIDSMQTTLDSEVRSRNDALRIKKKMEGDLNEMEIQLSHANRQASEAQKQLRNVQGQLKDAQLHLDDAVRAQEDLKEQAAMVERRNGLMVAEIEELRVGLEQTERGRKVAEQELVDASERVGLLHSQNTSLMNTKKKLEADLVQVQSEVDDSVQEARNAEEKAKKAITDAAMMAEELKKEQDTSSHLERMKKNLEITVKDLQHRLDEAENLAMKGGKKQLQKLESRVRELEAEIEAEQRRGGDAVKGVRKYERRVKELTYQTEEDKKNGARLQALVDKLQLKVKAYKRQAEEAEEQANTHLTKCRKIQHELEEAEERADIAESQVNKLRAKSRESGKGKEAAE; from the exons ATGAGTACTGACGCGGAGATGGCCCTTTATGGCAAGGCCGCCATTTATCTCCGTAagccagagaaggagaggattgAGGCTCAAAACGCACCCTTTGATGCCAAATCTGCTGCCTATGTGGCTGATGCTAAGGAGCTGTACCTTAAATGTACAATCCTGAAGAAAGACGGTGGCAAAGTCACCGTGAAAGTTCTTGCCAACCAGGAG GAGAGGACGGTTAAGGAGGATGATGTCACCCCTATGAACCCTCCCAAGTATGACAAAATTGAGGACATGGCCATGATGACCCATCTCAATGAAGCCTCTGTGCTGTATAACCTCAAAGAGCGTTATGCAGCATGGATGATCTAC ACCTACTCTGGGCTGTTCTGTGCAACTGTGAATCCCTACAAGTGGCTCCCAGTGTACGATGCTGAGGTTGTATCTGCTTACAGAGGCAAAAAGCGCATGGAGGCTCCACCCCacatcttctctgtctctgacaatGCCTACCAGTTCATGGCTACTG ATAGGGAGAACCAGTCTGTCTTGATCAC TGGAGAATCTGGTGCTGGAAAGACTGTGAACACCAAGCGTGTCATCCAGTACTTTGCAACAATCTCAGTGGGTGgtggagaaaagaagaaggaggCAACATCAGGAAAGATGCAG GGGTCACTGGAGGACCAGATTATTGCAGCCAATCCCTTGCTGGAAGCCTATGGTAATGCCAAGACTGTGAGGAATGACAACTCCTCTCGTTTT GGTAAATTCATCAGAATCCATTTTGGCACAACTGGTAAACTGGCTAGTGCTGATATTGAGACAT ATCTGCTGGAGAAGTCTAGAGTGTCGTTCCAGCTTCCTGATGAGAGAGGCTACCACATCTTCTACCAGATGATGACCAACCACAAACCTGAGCTGATTG AAATGACGCTCATCACCACCAACCCCTATGACTTCCCCATGTGCAGTCAGGGTCAGATTACTGTGGCCAGCATTGATGACAAAGAAGAGTTGGTTGCCACTGAT ACTGCTATTGATATTCTGGGCTTCACCAATGAGGAGAAGATGGGCATCTACAAGTTTACCGGTGCTGTGCTCCACCATGGTAACATGAAGTTCAAGCAGAAGCAGCGTGAAGAGCAGGCTGAGCCAGATGGCACAGAGG AGGCTGACAAGGTTTCTTACTTGTTGGGCCTGAACTCGGCTGACATGCTGAAGGCTCTGTGCTACCCCAGAGTGAAGGTCGGAAATGAGTATGTCACCAAGGGACAGACTGTGCCACAG GTCCTGAACTCAGTGAGCGCCCTGGCTAAGTCTATCTATGAAAGAATGTTCTTGTGGATGGTCATCCGCATCAACCAAATGCTGGACACCAAGCAGCCAAGGCAATTCTTCATTGGTGTGCTGGACATTGCTGGTTTTGAAATCTTTGAT TACAACAGCATGGAGCAGTTGTGTATCAACTTCACCAATGAGAAACTGCAACAGTTCTTCAACCACCACATGTTTGTCCTGGAGCAAGAGGAGTACAAGAAGGAGGGTATCATCTGGGAGTTCATTGACTTTGGCATGGACTTGGCTGCCTGCATTGAGCTCATTGAAAAG CCCATGGGCATCTTCTCCATCCTTGAAGAGGAGTGCATGTTCCCAAAGGCCTCAGACACTACCTTCAAGAACAAGCTGTATGACCAGCACCTCGGTAAAAACAAAGCATTTGAGAAGCCCAAGCCAACCAAAGGCAAGGCTGAGGCCCATTTCTCTCTGGTGCACTATGCTGGAACTGTGGACTACAATATCTGTGGCTGGCTGGACAAGAACAAGGATCCCCTGAACGACTCTGTTATTCAGCTGTACCAGAAGTCTGGTGTTAAGCTGCTGCCTACCCTGTATCCCCCTGTTGTTGAAG AGACCGGCGGTAGCAAGAAGGGAGGCAAGAAGAAGGGTGGTTCCATGCAGACTGTGTCCTCACAGTTCAGG GAGAACTTGGGCAAGCTTATGACCAACTTGAGGAGCACTCATCCTCACTTTGTACGTTGCCTGATTCCCAATGAGTCAAAGACTCCAG GTCTGATGGAAAACTTCCTGGTTATCCACCAGCTGAGGTGTAATGGTGTGCTGGAGGGTATCAGAATCTGCAGGAAAGGTTTCCCCAGCAGAATCCTCTATGCTGACTTCAAGCAGAG GTACAAAGTACTGAATGCCAGTGTCATCCCTGAGGGTCAATTCATTGACAACAAGAAGGCCTCTGAGAAGCTGCTTGGGTCAATTGATGTGAATCATGACGAGTATAAATTTGGACACACCAAG GTGTTCTTCAAAGCTGGTCTACTAGGTACCCTTGAGGAGATGCGAGATGAGAAGCTTGCTTCTCTGGTCACCATGACTCAGGCTCTCTGCCGTGGCTACGTCATGAGGAAGGAGTTTGTGAAGATGATGGAAAGGAG GGAAGCCATTTACAGCATCCAGTACAATATCCGCTCATTCATGAATGTGAAACACTGGCCATGGATGAAGGTGTACTACAAGATTAAGCCCCTTCTGCAGAGTGCTGAAACTGAGAAGGAGCTACAGAACATGAAGGAAAACTATGAGAAGATGAAAACAGACCTGGCCACGGCCCTGGCTAAGAAGAAGGaactggaggagaagatggtgtCTCTTCTGCAGGAGAAGAATGATCTGCAGCTGCAAGTGGCATCT GAATCAGAGAATCTGTCAGATGCTGAGGAGAGATGTGAGGGACTTATCAAGAGTAAGATCCAGATGGAGGCAAAACTCAAAGAGACAAGTGAGAgactggaggatgaggaggaagtcAATGCTGAGCTAACTGCCAAGAAGAGGAAACTGGAGGATGAATGCTCTGAGCTCAAGAAGGACATTGATGACCTGGAGCTTACCTTAGCCaaagtggagaaggagaagcatgCCACTGAGAACAAG GTGAAGAACCTGACTGAAGAGATGGCCTCTCAAGATGAGAGCATTGCTAAGCtgacaaaggagaagaaagccCTCCAAGAGGCACATCAGCAGACTCTTGATGACCTGcaggcagaggaagacaaagtcaACACTCTGACCAAGGCCAAGACCAAGCTTGAGCAGCAAGTGGATGAT CTTGAAGGTTCTCTGGAGCAAGAGAAGAAGCTCCGCATGGACCTtgagagagcaaagaggaagCTCGAGGGCGATCTGAAACTGGCCCAGGAATCCATCATGGATCTTGAGAATGACAAGCAGCAGTCTGACGAGAAAATCAAGAA GAAGGACTTTGAGATAAGCCAGCATCTCAGTAAGATTGAAGATGAACAATCCTTGGGTGCTCAGCTACAGAAGAAGATTAAAGAGCTCCAG GCTCGTATTGAGGAACTGGAGGAAGAGATCGAGGCTGAGCGTGCTGCTCGCGCCAAGGTTGAGAAGCAGAGAGCTGACCTCTCCAGGGAACTTGAAGAGATCAGTGAGAGACTTGAGGAGGCCGGTGGAGCCACTGCTGCTCAGATTGAGATGAACAAGAAGCGTGAAGCTGAGTTCCAGAAGCTGCGTCGTGACCTTGAGGAGTCCACCTTACAACATGaagccactgctgctgctctccgcAAGAAGCAGGCTGACAGTGTTGCAGAGCTGGGAGAACAGATTGACAACCTGCAGCGTGTCAAGcagaagctggagaaggagaagagtgaATACAAGATGGAGATTGATGACCTGTCTAGCAATATGGAAGCTGTGGCAAAAGCCAAG GGAAATCTCGAGAAGATGTGCCGCACCCTTGAGGACCAGTTCAGTGAAATTAAGGCTAAGAATGACGAGAATGTTCGCCAGATAAATGACATCAGCGCTCAGAGAGCAAGACTGATGACAGAGAATG GTGAGTTTGGTCGTCAGCTTGAggagaaagaagcccttgtcTCCCAGCTGACCAGAGGCAAGCAAGCCTTCACACAGCAGATTGAGGAGCTAAAGAGACAAATCGAGGAGGAAGTTAAG GCCAAGAATGCCCTTGCCCACGGTGTGCAATCAGCCCGCCATGACTGTGATCTTCTGAGGGAGCAgtttgaggaggagcaggaggccaaGGCAGAGCTGCAACGTGGAATGTCCAAGGCCAACAGTGAAGTGGCCCAATGGAGGAGCAAGTATGAAACTGATGCTATCCAGCGCACTGAGGAGCTTGAAGAGTCAAA GAAAAAGCTTGCCCAGCGCCTTCAGGAAGCTGAGGAACAGATTGAGGCTGTGAACTCCAAGTGTGCGTCTCTGGAGAAAACCAAACAGAGGCTCCAGGGCGAGGTGGAGGACCTCATGATTGATGTGGAGAGAGCCAATTCTTTGGCTGCCAACCTTGACAAGAAGCAGAGGAACTTTGATAAG GTTCTGGCAGATTGGAAGCAGAAATACGAGGAGGGTCAGGCAGAGCTTGAGGGAGCTCAGAAAGAGGCTCGTTCTCTCAGCACTGAGCTGTTCAAGATGAAAAACTCTTATGAGGAAGCTCTGGATCAGCTGGAGACCCTGAAGCGGGAGAACAAGAACCTGCAAC AGGAAATCTCAGACCTGACTGAACAGATTGGTGAGACTGGAAAAAGCATCCATGAGCTGGAGAAGTCCAAGaagcaggtggagacagagaagtCAGAGATCCAGACAGCTCTTGAGGAGGCTGAG ggaaCTCTGGAACATGAGGAGTCCAAGATTCTGCGTGTCCAGCTGGAGCTCAACCAGATCAAAGGTGAGGTTGACAGAAAGCTGgcagagaaagatgaggagatgGAGCAGATCAAGAGGAACAGCCAGAGGGTGATTGACTCCATGCAGACTACTCTTGACTCTGAGGTCAGGAGCAGGAACGATGCCCTGAGAATCAaaaagaagatggagggagatctGAATGAGATGGAGATTCAGCTGAGTCATGCTAACCGCCAGGCTTCTGAGGCCCAGAAGCAGCTGAGGAATGTCCAGGGACAACTGAAG GATGCCCAGCTGCACCTTGATGATGCTGTCAGAGCGCAGGAAGACCTCAAGGAGCAAGCTGCTATGGTCGAGCGTAGGAATGGTCTCATGGTGGCTGAAATTGAAGAGCTGAGGGTTGGtctggaacagacagagagaggccgtAAAGTGGCTGAGCAAGAGCTGGTGGATGCTAGTGAGCGTGTTGGATTGCTGCACTCTCAA AATACAAGCCTTATGAACACAAAAAAGAAGCTGGAGGCTGACCTGGTCCAAGTCCAGAGTGAAGTAGATGACAGTGTTCAGGAAGCAAGGAATGCAGAGGAGAAGGCCAAGAAAGCCATCACTGAT GCTGCTATGATGGCTGAAGAGCTGAAGAAAGAACAGGACACTAGCTCTCAtctggagaggatgaagaagaacctGGAGATCACAGTCAAGGACCTGCAGCACCGCCTGGATGAGGCTGAGAACTTGGCCATGAAGGGTGGCAAGAAACAGCTCCAGAAACTGGAGTCCAGG GTGCGTGAGCTGGAGGCAGAGATTGAAGCTGAACAGAGACGTGGAGGAGACGCTGTTAAAGGTGTCCGTAAAtatgagaggagagtgaaggaactCACATACCAG ACTGAAGAGGACAAGAAGAATGGCGCCCGGCTGCAGGCTCTGGTAGACAAGCTGCAACTGAAGGTGAAGGCCTACAAGAGGCAGGCTGAGGAAGCA GAGGAGCAGGCCAACACTCACCTGACAAAGTGCAGGAAGATTCAGCACGAGTTGGAGGAGGCTGAAGAGCGAGCTGATATTGCTGAGTCTCAGGTCAACAAGCTGAGAGCTAAGAGCCGTGAGTCTGGCAAG GGAAAAGAGGCAGCTGAATAA